From the genome of Nicotiana sylvestris chromosome 2, ASM39365v2, whole genome shotgun sequence, one region includes:
- the LOC138885731 gene encoding uncharacterized protein, with translation MEESTNDLLKKLLIDNQKLRTDFRNLERQMGQLATNQNTRPVGALPSDTEKNPQVNTVTLRNGRELEEVPKKKKDKPIPEGELIPKVTQEPKNAAEISKPVEAPRPPPPFPQRLQKKNDDCMFTKFLSMLIQVQLNIPLVDVLREIPKLTEFETVALTEECTSRVQNKLPQKLKDPGSFTIPVCIGNIDVGRAFCDLGASINLMPLYLFKQLVLGAPRPTTLMLQLADRSIAQPKGVIEDVLLQIGKFIFHADFIILDYEADELVPIILGRPLLATGDAIIKVR, from the exons ATGGAAGAAAGTACCAATGATCTGCTAAAGAAGTTGTTGATTGACAATCAGAAACTCAGGACCGACTTCAGAAATCTTGAAAGGCAAATGGGGCAGTTAGCAACAAATCAAAACACTAGACCTGTAGGCGCCCTCCCCAGTGATACAGAAAAGAACCCTCAAGTGAATACAGTTACACTTAGAAACGGGAGGGAGCTAGAGGAAgtgccaaagaaaaagaaagacaagcCCATACCTGAGGGAGAGTTGATCCCTAAAGTGACTCAAGAGCCAAAGAATGCTGCTGAAATTTCAAAGCCAGTGGAGGCCCCAAGACCACCACCACCTTTTCCCcagagattgcagaaaaagaatgatgattGCATGTTCACAAAATTCCTCTCTATGTTGATCCAGGTTCAATTGAATATCCCACTTGTTGATGTGCTTCGTGAAATTCCAAA ATTAACTGAATTTGAGACAGTggcacttactgaggagtgcacttcaagggtccaaaataagctccctcaaaagcttaaggatcctggcAGCTTCACGATTCCTGTGTGCATTGGAAATATTGATGTGGGTCGCGCTTTTTGCGATTTGGGGGCGAGCATAAATCTAATGCCCCTATATTTGTTCAAGCAGCTGGTCCTGGGAGCTCCAAGGCCCACTACTTTGATGTTACAACTGGCTGACAGATCGATAGCACAACCTAaaggggtgattgaagatgtgttgcTGCAGATTGGGAAATTCATCTTCCATGCTGATTTCATTATCCTCGATTATGAGGCTGACGAactggttccaatcatattggggcgACCTCTCTTAGCTACTGGTGATGCAATTATCAAAGTGAGATAG